One Triticum dicoccoides isolate Atlit2015 ecotype Zavitan chromosome 5B, WEW_v2.0, whole genome shotgun sequence genomic window carries:
- the LOC119309876 gene encoding RING-H2 finger protein ATL74-like produces the protein MGRPDSEAPASSVAYGGSGGAAAPAGTRADSPFETNVAIILAALFFGLLLIIALNSLARCALRYVGRGATAAAGEGRASARVACSGSGIKRRVLRSLPVEVYGSGEDIDDVCAICLSEFVDGEKVRVLPLCGHGFHVRCVDAWLVSHGSCPTCRQPVIDGAPEKAADTNTVVTVVIV, from the coding sequence ATGGGTCGTCCTGACTCGGAGGCGCCGGCGTCGAGCGTTGCCTACGGAGGCAGCGGAGGCGCCGCGGCTCCGGCGGGGACGAGGGCAGACTCGCCTTTCGAGACCAACGTGGCGATCATCCTGGCCGCGCTCTTCTTCGGGCTGCTCCTCATAATCGCACTCAACTCGCTGGCGCGGTGCGCGCTCCGGTACGTGGGGCGCGGGGCCACGGCCGCTGCCGGCGAGGGCCGGGCGTCGGCGCGGGTGGCCTGCAGCGGCAGCGGCATCAAGAGGCGCGTCCTCAGGAGCCTCCCCGTGGAGGTGTACGGCTCCGGGGAGGACATCGACGACGTGTGCGCTATATGCCTGAGCGAGTTCGTGGACGGCGAGAAGGTGCGCGTGCTGCCGCTCTGCGGGCATGGCTTCCACGTCCGCTGCGTCGACGCCTGGCTGGTGTCCCACGGCTCCTGTCCCACGTGCCGGCAGCCGGTCATCGATGGCGCGCCCGAGAAGGCGGCAGACACGAACACGGTCGTCACCGTGGTCATCGTGTGA
- the LOC119309877 gene encoding RING-H2 finger protein ATL74-like: MGGPDSEAPASSVAHGVGGGAPAPAGADSDIDTNVVIILAALFFGLLLVIALNSLARCGLRYVGRGATAAAGEGQASARVACGGSGIKRRVLRSLPVEVYGSGEDIDDVCAICLSEFVDGEKVRVLPLCGHGFHVRCVDAWLVSHGSCPTCRRPVIEKGASGGVVQSQRPAETDTVITVVIV, from the coding sequence ATGGGTGGTCCTGATTCGGAGGCGCCGGCGTCGAGCGTCGCCCACGGagttggaggaggcgcgccggcgccGGCCGGGGCGGACTCGGATATCGACACCAACGTGGTGATCATCCTGGCCGCGCTCTTCTTTGGGCTGCTCCTCGTCATCGCACTCAACTCGCTGGCGCGGTGCGGGCTCCGGTACGTGGGGCGCGGGGCCACGGCCGCTGCCGGCGAGGGTCAGGCATCGGCGCGGGTGGCCTGCGGCGGCAGCGGCATCAAGAGGCGCGTCCTCCGGAGCCTCCCCGTGGAGGTGTACGGCTCCGGGGAGGACATCGACGACGTGTGCGCCATATGCCTGAGCGAGTTCGTGGACGGCGAGAAGGTGCGCGTGCTGCCGCTCTGCGGGCACGGCTTCCACGTCCGCTGCGTCGACGCCTGGCTGGTGTCCCACGGCTCCTGTCCCACGTGCCGGCGGCCGGTCATCGAGAAGGGCGCCAGCGGCGGTGTCGTCCAAAGCCAGCGCCCTGCGGAGACGGACACGGTCATCACCGTCGTGATTGTGTGA